From Catharus ustulatus isolate bCatUst1 chromosome 24, bCatUst1.pri.v2, whole genome shotgun sequence, the proteins below share one genomic window:
- the SZRD1 gene encoding SUZ domain-containing protein 1 isoform X1, whose product MRGSRARRRTGIKMEDEEVAESWEEAADSGEIDRRLEKKLKITQKESSRKSKSPPKVPIVIQDDSLPAGPPPQIRILKRPTTNGVLSSPHSASRPAFPVKSLAQREAEYAEARKRILGSASPEEEQEKPILDRPRISQPEDTRQPNNVIRQPLGPDGSQGFKQRR is encoded by the exons ATGCGCGGGTCGCGGGCCCGGCGGCGGACGGGAATTAAAATGGAAGATGAGGAGGTCgcagagagctgggaggaggCGGCCGACAGCGGG GAAATAGACAGACGATTGGAAAAGAAGCTGAAGATCACACAGAAGGAAAG cagcagaaagtCCAAATCCCCTCCCAAAGTGCCGATTGTGATCCAGGACGACAGCCTTCCCGCGGGGCCTCCGCCCCAGATCCGCATCCTCAAGCGGCCCACGACCAACGGCGTGCTCAGCAGCCCCCACTCCGCCAGCCGTCCCGCCTTCCCTGTCAAGTCGCTGGCGCAGCGCGAGGCTGAGTACGCTGAGGCCAGGAAACGCatcctgggcagtgccagccctgaggaggagcaggagaagcccatcctggacag GCCGAGGATCTCACAGCCCGAGGACACCAGGCAGCCCAACAATGTGATCCGGCAGCCACTGGGCCCCGATGGCTCGCAGGGCTTCAAGCAGCGCAGATAG
- the SZRD1 gene encoding SUZ domain-containing protein 1 isoform X2 — translation MRGSRARRRTGIKMEDEEVAESWEEAADSGEIDRRLEKKLKITQKESRKSKSPPKVPIVIQDDSLPAGPPPQIRILKRPTTNGVLSSPHSASRPAFPVKSLAQREAEYAEARKRILGSASPEEEQEKPILDRPRISQPEDTRQPNNVIRQPLGPDGSQGFKQRR, via the exons ATGCGCGGGTCGCGGGCCCGGCGGCGGACGGGAATTAAAATGGAAGATGAGGAGGTCgcagagagctgggaggaggCGGCCGACAGCGGG GAAATAGACAGACGATTGGAAAAGAAGCTGAAGATCACACAGAAGGAAAG cagaaagtCCAAATCCCCTCCCAAAGTGCCGATTGTGATCCAGGACGACAGCCTTCCCGCGGGGCCTCCGCCCCAGATCCGCATCCTCAAGCGGCCCACGACCAACGGCGTGCTCAGCAGCCCCCACTCCGCCAGCCGTCCCGCCTTCCCTGTCAAGTCGCTGGCGCAGCGCGAGGCTGAGTACGCTGAGGCCAGGAAACGCatcctgggcagtgccagccctgaggaggagcaggagaagcccatcctggacag GCCGAGGATCTCACAGCCCGAGGACACCAGGCAGCCCAACAATGTGATCCGGCAGCCACTGGGCCCCGATGGCTCGCAGGGCTTCAAGCAGCGCAGATAG
- the NECAP2 gene encoding adaptin ear-binding coat-associated protein 2, with protein MAAEAEEYESVLCVKPAVLVYRLPPRASNRGYRAAEWQLDQPAWSGRMRITAKGSTAFIKLEDKSSGELFAQAPVEQFPGIAVEGVTDSSRYFVIRIEDGNGRRAFIGVGFVDRGDAFDFNVALQDHFKWVRQQSELARQAQDLEQGPKLDLGFKEGETIKLNIANMKKKEGGTGSTRPRPAGPGGLSLLPPPPGGKSGSGERPVLLSMPTQLPGTPITDSLLSWPQPTAAAAAADVWGDFAKASGSASTQAQGSTGWVQF; from the exons ATGGCGGCGGAGGCGGAGGAGTACGAGTCGGTGCTGTGCGTGAAGCCGGCGGTGCTCGTGTACCGGCTGCCGCCGCGGGCCTCCAACCGTGGTTACAG AGCCGCGGAGTGGCAGCTGGATCAGCCGGCCTGGAGCGGCCGCATGCGGATCACGGCCAAGGGCAGCACGGCCTTCATCAAGCTGGAGGACAAGAGCTCGG GAGAGCTCTTTGCCCAGGCTCCTGTGGAGCAGTTCCCCGGGATCGCTGTGGAGGGCGTGACAGACTCCAGCAGATACTTCGTCATCCGGATTGAGGATGGGAACG gccgCCGGGCATTCATCGGGGTCGGCTTTGTGGACAGAGGTGATGCCTTTGACTTCAACGTCGCTCTCCAGGACCACTTCAA GTGGGTGAGGCAGCAGAGCGAGCTGGCCCGGCAGGCCCAGGACCTGGAGCAGGGACCCAAACTGGATCTGGGCTTCAAGGAGGGAGAAACCATCAAACTCAACATAGCT aacatgaagaaaaaggaaggagggaCAGGAAGCACCAGGCCACGTCCTGCAGGGCCTGGGGGCCTGAGCctgctccccccaccccccggAGGAAAATCTGGCTCCGGAGAGCGCCCGGTGCTGCTCTCCATGCCCACCCAGCTCCCAGGAACCCCCATCACAG ACTCCCTGTTGTCCTGGCCTCagcccactgctgctgctgctgctgctgatgtcTGGGGAGACTTTGCCAAAGCTTCGGG TTCGGCTTCCACCCAGGCTCAGGGGAGCACTGGCTGGGTTCAGTTCTGA